The following are encoded in a window of Castanea sativa cultivar Marrone di Chiusa Pesio chromosome 9, ASM4071231v1 genomic DNA:
- the LOC142609753 gene encoding uncharacterized protein LOC142609753 — translation MASIVPHSVADDRDLDDADLWAVIDSAVASHSASKSRKSLAIRSTNFQALSPISNPSPPSKLSKHPKTPNSNHSDSKSRVSAQGEVIQEPWVYRPPRKVARTCAASEASETSPLILLKNNVQRTPTTPVYSSPEPYLSPEIGKFSVKEISASSEVSFGSFGRSEEKQMVHSLSGRFPSVSLFKEYQNTAMAILERSDYVMISGNPFIKKSGWRKISFYFNLSFEIRDKTIEFDENRNVQRAEFVVRAYMQGGRFSDGWGSCERREKRFLKPNHDIPSTAETRAKNKSCQDLLGIGEYRPGASQGQR, via the exons ATGGCCTCCATAGTTCCTCACTCCGTCGCCGACGACAGGGACCTCGACGACGCCGACTTGTGGGCCGTAATCGACTCCGCCGTGGCCTCTCACTCCGCCTCCAAATCCCGCAAATCCCTCGCCATCAGATCCACCAACTTCCAAGCCCTATCCCCAATCTCAAACCCCTCGCCGCCGTCAAAGCTCTCTAAACACCCTAAAACCCCAAACTCCAACCATTCCGACTCCAAATCTAGGGTTTCGGCCCAAGGCGAGGTGATACAGGAACCCTGGGTTTATCGCCCGCCGCGGAAGGTCGCAAGGACCTGTGCTGCTTCGGAAGCTAGCGAGACCAGTCCTCTTATCTTGCTCAAAAACAACGTGCAGCGCACGCCGACCACTCCGGTGTACTCGTCGCCGGAACCATATTTGTCGCCGGAGATTGGGAAGTTCAGTGTGAAGGAGATTAGTGCTAGTTCGGAGGTCTCGTTTGGAAGCTTTGGGCGGAGCGAGGAGAAGCAAATGGTGCATAGCTTGTCTGGGAGGTTCCCTTCAGTTTCACTGTTTAAGGAGTATCAGAATACAGCTATGGCG ATATTGGAGAGAAGCGATTACGTGATGATTTCTGGAaaccctttcataaaaaaatcag GGTGGAGGAAGATATCATTCTACTTCAACCTCTCTTTTGAAATCAGAGACAAGACTATTGAATTTGATGAAAATCGAAATGTTCAGCGTGCTGAATTTGTGGTTCGGGCATACATGCA AGGTGGTAGGTTCTCAGATGGGTGGGGCTCATGCGAGCGGCGTGAGAAGagatttttaaaaccaaatcatGATATACCCAGTACAGCAGAGACAAgagcaaaaaataaatcatgCCAA GACCTGCTTGGAATTGGAGAATATCGACCGGGTGCAAGCCAAGGCCAGAGATGA
- the LOC142609754 gene encoding uncharacterized protein LOC142609754: protein MAQQEEGWPLGLRPLNARVGLERNRDLSGSVSFSTLLTGSPTSSIVSSSDLDTESTGSFFHDKSITLGSLIGVSSILDLSRRSTRGRTSETLREGKNHKHKSCLFSVCSKLSTDAVNASNTPSLGHFLEEERRAATVYRRNQSPDIYGPSDFSPIPPVSDTNSLFVGGQVAPQSSVPRKPDNELLDSNGYGIPLLLSCLRGHLIK from the exons ATGGCTCAGCAG GAAGAAGGGTGGCCTTTGGGGTTGAGACCACTGAATGCAAGAGTTGGATTGGAGAGAAATCGTGATTTGTCTGGATCAGTCTCCTTCAGCACTTTGCTCACTGGCTCTCCCACCTCCTCCATTGTTTCTTCTTCAGATCTTGATACTGAG TCCACTGGGTCGTTCTTCCACGACAAAAGCATTACACTTGGCAGCCTAATCGGAGTTTCAAGCATTTTAGATCTTTCGCGAAGATCAACAAGGGGGAGAACATCAGAAACCTTAAGAGAAGGAAAGAACCACAAGCACAAATCTTGTCTATTCTCAGTATGCTCAAAACTAAGCACCGATGCTGTGAACGCGAGCAATACCCCATCTCTTGGTCACTTTCTTGAGGAAGAGAGGAGAGCTGCAACTGTATACAGAAGGAATCAGAGCCCAGACATTTATGGACCTAGTGACTTCTCACCTATCCCGCCTGTTTCGGACACAAACTCGCTGTTTGTTGGTGGCCAAGTTGCTCCCCAATCAAGTGTTCCAAGAAAGCCGGACAATGAATTATTAGATAGCAATGGATACGGCATTCCATTACTACTCTCATGCTTGCGTGGCCATCTCATCAAATGA
- the LOC142611358 gene encoding uncharacterized protein LOC142611358 — protein MGMHTITMGSVTDSHYHTHKVFLFCNYILLGAASSCIFLTLSLRLFPSLCGFFLILLHIFTIAGAVFGCAAAGKTGPSRWYAAHMVATVLTAIFQGSVSVLIFTRTGDFLGELKSYVREDDGAVILKLAGGLCVLIFCLEWVVLTLAFFLKYYAYVESDNVGANSYAMRKSSKVGVVGQEEDLKNWPWPFQV, from the coding sequence aTGGGTATGCACACTATCACCATGGGCTCAGTGACTGATTCTCACTACCACACCCACAAGGTCTTCCTCTTCTGCAACTACATTCTCCTTGGTGCAGCCTCCAGTTGCATATTCCTCACTCTTTCTCTCCGGCTCTTCCCTTCTTTATGCGGCTTCTTCCTAATCCTCCTCCACATTTTCACCATAGCCGGAGCAGTCTTCGGCTGTGCAGCAGCCGGCAAAACGGGGCCTAGCCGGTGGTATGCAGCTCACATGGTGGCAACAGTGCTCACAGCGATATTCCAAGGCTCGGTTTCTGTGCTGATCTTCACGAGAACCGGGGATTTCCTTGGCGAACTGAAGTCCTATGTGAGGGAAGATGATGGTGCTGTGATACTGAAGTTGGCTGGTGGGTTGTGTGTGTTGATCTTTTGCTTGGAGTGGGTGGTCTTGACACTTGCATTTTTCTTGAAGTACTATGCTTATGTTGAAAGCGATAATGTTGGGGCTAATAGCTATGCAATGAGGAAGAGTTCCAAGGTGGGAGTCGTGGGACAAGAGGAGGACTTGAAGAATTGGCCATGGCCATTCCAAGTCTAA
- the LOC142610082 gene encoding very-long-chain enoyl-CoA reductase-like yields the protein MKVTVITRSGREIIKGGLDLNHSATVSDLQEAIHRRCKKYYPSRQRITLPVQPGSKVRPVVLNPKKKIEDYYDGKSDHLTVIFKDLGPQVSYRTLFFWEYLGPLIIYPIFYYFPVYQYFGYGGERTIHPVQTYALYYWCFHYFKRIMETFFVHRFSHATSPLSNVFRNCAYYWTFGSLIAYYVNHPLYTPVSDLQMKIGFGFGLICQIANFYCHLILKSLRSPDGSGGYQIPLGFLFNIVTCANYTTEIYQWLGFNIATQTVAGYVFLVVAAFIMTNWALAKHRHLKKLFNGKEGRPKYPWRWVILPPFL from the exons ATGAAGGTCACTGTTATCACTCGAAGCGGTAGAGAAATCATCAAAGGCGGCCTCGACCTCAATCACTCT GCTACGGTGAGTGATCTGCAAGAGGCTATACATCGACGAT GCAAAAAATACTATCCTTCAAGACAGCGTATTACTCTACCCGTCCAACCTGGATCCAAAGTAAGACCTGTTGTTCTGaatccgaaaaaaaaaattgaagattacTATGATGGAAAATCAGATCACTTGACTGTAATATTCAAAGACCTGGGTCCACAGGTCTCCTACCGTACACTCTTCTTCTGGGAGTATTTGGGGCCTCTGATAATCTATCCAATATTCTACTACTTTCCAGTATATCAGTACTTTGGTTATGGAGGGGAGCGTACCATCCACCCGGTTCAAACATATGCCTTGTACTACTGGTGCTTCCATTACTTCAAACGTATTATGGAAACTTTTTTTGTGCATAGGTTTAGCCATGCAACTTCACCTCTATCCAATGTGTTTCGGAACTGTGCATATTATTGGACTTTTGGCTCACTCATTGCATACTATGTGAACCACCCATTATACACCCCAGTGAGTGATCTACAGATGAAGattgggtttggatttgggttgATATGTCAAATTGCAAACTTCTATTGCCATCTTATTCTGAAAAGCCTTCGCAGCCCTGATGGAAGTGGGGGATATCAAATCCCACTTGGGTTTTTGTTCAATATTGTGACCTGTGCAAATTACACCACTGAGATTTATCAGTGGCTGGGCTTTAATATTGCAACACAAACTGTTGCTGGTTATGTATTCCTTGTGGTGGCTGCTTTTATAATGACTAATTGGGCCCTTGCAAAGCACCGTCACTTGAAGAAG CTTTTTAATGGGAAGGAAGGAAGGCCAAAATATCCATGGCGATGGGTGATTCTGCCTCCATTTCTGTAA